CCACTTCGACCGCACCGGCCGGCTGCTGTCCGCACCGGTGTCGCTGCCGGGCGTCTTCGCGCCGGAAAACCCGTACCTGGCCGGCGGCACCCCGAACCTGGGCGGCAGCAAGGGCTTCGAGGGCATGGCCATCTCGCCCGACGGCCGCTACCTGTACCCGCTGCTGGAAGGCACGGTGACCGGCGACCCGGCCGGCGCCCTGCGGATGTACGAGTTCGACCTGCGGGCCGGCGCGTACTCCGGCAAGCGCTGGACCTACCAGCTGGACTCCCCGGCGCACGCCATCGGCGACGCGATCGCGGTCGACGCCAACCGCTTCCTGGTCATCGAACGCGACGGCGGTCAGGGCGACGCCGCGCTGGTCAAGAAGATCTACCTGGCCGACCGCCGCGACCGCGACCGTGACGGCGCGCTCGACAAGACGCTCGTCGTCGACCTGCTGAACATCGCCAACCCGAAGCGCCTGGGCGGTTTCGGCCCGGTGTTCCGTTTCCCGTTCACGACGATCGAGGACGTGATCGTGCTGGACGACAAGACGATCGCCGTGCTCAACGACAACAACTACCCGTCCTCGTCGGGCCGCACGCCGGGCCTGCCGGACAACAACGAGTTCATCACCATCCGGCTCCCCAAGTCCCTGCACCCCGACGGCCGTACGCTCCGCTGACCCGGTGCCGGGAGGCCGCGCACCCGCGGCCTCCCGGCCGCCGTGGGTTGCTCTCGACCTGGGCGCCACCAAGTCCGTCCACGGCGCAGCGCCGTCATGGGGAGCTCTACTACCGTCAGCGACCATCCGTCGGGCGCAAGCGGCACCGCAATCGAGATCTTGGTGAGTTAGCGCGTTATTTCGACGCTAACTTGCCAAGATCTGCCGGAGCGGGCTCGTGGGTTGAGCCGGGCGACTGCGGAGGGTGAGGCGGCAACCGCGGGCACAGCCGCAGCTCACGTCCAACTCGGGTCGGACTTCAAGAAGGCTCACCCCTGACCGCGAAAGCGCCTAGATCTGCGTGCGGTGGCTGTTGGGGGCGAGCTGGCCCACCGCGGAGGGTGAGGCCGCGGGAGCAACGGTCCGGACCACGGCGGACGCCGCGGTAGCTCAAATCCTCAAATCCACTGAAAGGCACGGAGGCCGCCACCCCGGCTGCGTGAGCGGCTAGAGCAGGTCGAGCGGGTCCATCTGGACGCGGACCGGCTGGGCTGCCTTGCGGGCCGTACGGACGCCGGCCGCCTCGTGCAGTGAGCGGGCCAGCGCGGCCTGGTTGGCGCGGCGGACGCGGACCAGCATGCGTTCCTGGCCCTGTGGGGCGGGCACCGGGCCGAGCAGCTCGGCGCCCTCGGGCAGGTGGGCGGTGGCGAGGAGGTCGGCGACGGCGTCGGGGGTGCCGGTGAGGCTGGCCATGCGGGCGGCGGGTGGGAAGCCCAGCTCGCGGCGTTCGGCGAGCTCGCGGGAGGCGTACCAGGCGGAGTCCCAGCGGATGAGGGCCTGCACCGCGGGCAGTGAGCCGTCGGCGGCGACCACCACGCGGCCGCGGGGGTTGGCGAGGGCGGCGGCGTTCATCCAGCGGCGCAGGGTCTCCTCGGTGGCTCGCAGGTCGGCGCGGGTGAGCAGCGCCCAGGTGTCGAGCAGGAGCACGGCGCCGTACCCGCCGGCGGCGACCGGCTCGGCGCCCGGTGTGGCCACCACCACGGAGGGCTCGTCGGGCACGCCGGCCAGCACCTCGTCGCGGCCGGAGGTGCGGATCGGCACGCCCGGAAACGCCCGGCCCAGCTCCTCCGCCGTGCGCCGGGCGCCGACCACCGCGGCGCGCAGGCGGCGGCCGCCGCAGGAGGGGCAGGCGTAGGCGGCCGCGACCCGGCCGCACCACTGGCAGCCGGGCACCGCGTGCGAGGAGCGCAGCGCGAGCGGGCCGGCGCAGTGCGGGCACCGCGCCGGGGTGCGGCAGTCGGCGCACGCCATCGACGGCAGGTAGCCGCGGCGTGGCACCTGCACCAGCACCGGCGCGCCGCCCTTGAGCGCCTGCTTCGCGGCCTCCCACGCCACGGAGGGCAGCCGCGCCGTCGCGGCCGCCGGGTCGCGGGCCATGTGCGGGTCGTCGCCGGTCGGGCTGATGGCGGGGGTACGCGCCCGCGCGTGCTCACGCGGCGCCACGATCTCCTTCGCCCAGCCGGTCTCGATCAGCAGCTGGGCCTCGCCGGTGCGGGCGTAGCCCCCGAGCAGGGCGGCCGCGCCGGCGAGCTGGGCGCGGGTGAGCAGCACCTCGCGGGCGTGCGGGTACGGCGCACGGGGCTCGGCGTGCAGGTCGTCGCCGTCGTCCCAGAGGGCGACCAGCCCCAGGTCGGTGACCGGCGCGAACATCGCCGCCCGGGTGCCCACCACCACCGGCACCCGGCCGCGGCTGGCGGCGAGGAACGCGCGGTACCGCTTGGCCGGCCCCAGCGCGGCGGAGAGCGCGACGTGCCGTCCCGGCCCGAGCACGGCGGTGAGCGCGGCGTCGAGGCGGTCGAGGTCGCGCGCGTCGGCGACGACGGCGACCGCTCCCTTGCCGGCGCGCACGGTGGCGGCGGCGGCCTCGGCGAACCGCGCCGGCCAGTCCTCGCCGGGCAGCGCGGACCAGACCGCGCGGGCGGGGCGGGCCTCGCTGAGGGCGGTGAGGAAGCCGGTCGCGGCGTACGCGCCCCAGCCGCTCTCGTCGAGCTTCGCCTCGGCCGGCTCCACCGGGTCGTCGGGGGCGCGGCCTGCTCGGCGCGGGCGTGGCGGGGCGGGACGGCGAGGCGGAGGACGTCGGCGAGGTTGCCCGCGTAGCGGTCGGCGACGGCCCGGGCCAGCCGCGCCACCTCGGGCGTGAGCACGACCTCCGGCGAGACGACCTTTTCGACGTAGAGCAGCTTCTTCTCGAGCGCCGTCTCCTCGGCCCGCTCCAGCAGCCAGCCGTCGACGAGCTGGCCGGAGAAGCGCACCTTGACCCGCGTGCCCGGCTGGGCGCCCTCGTCGAGCTGGGCCGGCACCAGGTAGTCGAACGGGCGGTCGAGGTGCGCGAGCGGGACGTCCACGCAAACGCGAGCGACCGGCAACCGTGGAGCCGGCTGCCGGTCGCTCGTCGTCTTGCGGGTCGTCACCGCGCCATTCTGCCCGCCGTCACGCTCCGGCGGCGGACTTGAGGTCGGCGGCGCGGTCGGTGTTTTCCCACGTGAGGTCGGGCAGCTCGCGGCCGAAGTGCCCGTACGCCGCGGTCTGCCGGTAGATCGGGCGCAGCAGGTCAAGGTCGCGGATGATCGCGGCCGGACGCAGGTCGAACACCTCGTTGATGGCCTTTTCGATGCGGTCGACGGGCACGTTCTCCGTGCCGAACGTCTCCACGAACAGGCTCACCGGCTGCGCCTTGCCGATCGCGTACGCCACCTGGGTCTCGCACCGCTCCGCCAGACCGGCCGCCACCACGTTCTTGGCCACCCACCGCATCGCGTACGCCGCCGACCGGTCCACCTTCGACGGGTCCTTACCCGAGAACGCGCCACCACCGTGCCGCGCGTACCCGCCGTAGGTGTCCACGATGATCTTCCGGCCGGTCAGACCCGCGTCACCCATCGGACCACCGATCTCGAACCGGCCCGTCGGGTTGACCAGCAGCCGGTACCCCTCGGTCTCCAGGCCCAGGCCCTCGAGCTCCGGCGCGATCACGTGCTCGCGCACGTCCGGCGTCAGCAGCGACTCCAGCGAGATGTCCGCCGCGTGCTGGCTGGAGACGACCACCGTGTCGAGGCGGATCGGGCGCAGCCCGTCGTACTCCACCGTGACCTGGGTCTTGCCGTCCGGCCGCAGGTACGGAATCGTGCCGTCCTTGCGGGCGGCCGACAGCCGGCGGGCCAGGCGGTGGGCCAGCGCGATCGGCAGCGGCATCAGCTCCGGCGTCTCCGAGCACGCGAAGCCGAACATCATGCCCTGGTCACCGGCACCCTGCGCGTCAAGCGCGGACTCCGACGCACCCGAGCGCAGCTCGAAGGCGTTGTCGACGCCCTGCGCGATG
The window above is part of the Phytohabitans houttuyneae genome. Proteins encoded here:
- a CDS encoding esterase-like activity of phytase family protein; its protein translation is MRSIAIRVGTAAGVAALTLGLAASPTPAHDHDDVRTPTLTGFASLPAQTYVPASDPSGAALGTAPINGVVPPFADQPVQGFSGIVRGGGGAYEVLSDNGFGAKANSADYALRVQRLAPVFRTGAIDVLGGFHLTDPDGKVPFPLTRPDRVLTGADFDVESITRAVDGTYWIGDEFGPFLLHFDRTGRLLSAPVSLPGVFAPENPYLAGGTPNLGGSKGFEGMAISPDGRYLYPLLEGTVTGDPAGALRMYEFDLRAGAYSGKRWTYQLDSPAHAIGDAIAVDANRFLVIERDGGQGDAALVKKIYLADRRDRDRDGALDKTLVVDLLNIANPKRLGGFGPVFRFPFTTIEDVIVLDDKTIAVLNDNNYPSSSGRTPGLPDNNEFITIRLPKSLHPDGRTLR
- the metK gene encoding methionine adenosyltransferase, which translates into the protein MARRLFTSESVTEGHPDKIADQISDGILDALLAQDPRSRVAVETLITTGQVHVAGEVTTKAYADIPTIVRETILGIGYDSSKKGFDGASCGVSISIGSQSPDIAQGVDNAFELRSGASESALDAQGAGDQGMMFGFACSETPELMPLPIALAHRLARRLSAARKDGTIPYLRPDGKTQVTVEYDGLRPIRLDTVVVSSQHAADISLESLLTPDVREHVIAPELEGLGLETEGYRLLVNPTGRFEIGGPMGDAGLTGRKIIVDTYGGYARHGGGAFSGKDPSKVDRSAAYAMRWVAKNVVAAGLAERCETQVAYAIGKAQPVSLFVETFGTENVPVDRIEKAINEVFDLRPAAIIRDLDLLRPIYRQTAAYGHFGRELPDLTWENTDRAADLKSAAGA